The Actinobacillus equuli genome includes a window with the following:
- a CDS encoding urea transporter: MKLIKTTLTGIGQIFLQENGLSGLVIVIAMFFSHWTLGVSCFLGALIGTLTAKILKYPPQQISQGLYGFNASLAFMCTMFTFAEVDASNPLIWGIGLVASIVATLIMRLFVKKNKVAFTFPFVLSCWFFCWGIAKLGLFGLTQTTPPLADYTGTLDAIQEPFYAWAEVNFGTSMVTGTLLFLAIAISSPIAAMYGVAAAAIGAAFAHHLPGIDHNSLANGIYGFSPILVACAFAGTQLRHFLYVIIGTLLAILIQYAVAQTGLATYTIGFIVASWLLLIVKKRLDKAAFDKHKLVQLLNP, from the coding sequence ATGAAGCTTATTAAAACTACCCTTACTGGGATAGGGCAAATCTTTTTGCAAGAAAATGGTTTGTCCGGTTTGGTTATTGTTATTGCGATGTTTTTTAGTCACTGGACGTTAGGGGTAAGCTGTTTTCTCGGCGCACTTATCGGTACGCTGACAGCTAAAATATTAAAGTATCCGCCACAGCAAATTAGCCAAGGACTTTATGGCTTTAATGCAAGTCTAGCGTTTATGTGCACCATGTTTACCTTTGCGGAAGTGGATGCCTCCAATCCGTTAATTTGGGGTATTGGTCTTGTTGCTTCGATTGTTGCAACGTTAATTATGCGTTTATTTGTGAAGAAGAATAAAGTCGCATTTACCTTTCCGTTTGTGTTGAGCTGCTGGTTCTTTTGTTGGGGAATCGCCAAATTAGGTTTATTCGGTTTAACCCAGACAACGCCTCCTTTAGCGGATTACACCGGCACGCTCGATGCAATCCAAGAACCTTTCTATGCTTGGGCGGAAGTGAATTTTGGAACCAGTATGGTGACCGGCACCTTACTTTTTTTAGCGATTGCTATCAGTTCACCCATTGCAGCAATGTATGGTGTAGCGGCAGCTGCGATAGGCGCGGCATTTGCTCATCATTTACCGGGAATCGATCACAATAGTCTTGCCAACGGCATTTATGGCTTCTCTCCTATTTTAGTGGCGTGTGCTTTTGCCGGCACCCAATTACGCCATTTCCTATATGTCATTATCGGCACTTTACTTGCTATTCTTATTCAATATGCGGTTGCTCAAACAGGACTGGCAACTTATACCATCGGATTTATCGTTGCCAGCTGGCTTTTATTGATTGTTAAGAAACGATTGGATAAGGCTGCATTTGATAAACATAAATTAGTGCAATTACTCAATCCATAA
- a CDS encoding energy-coupling factor ABC transporter ATP-binding protein has protein sequence MSILEINNLTVFRNRQAVINALSFAIEPQQRVFLQGEIGVGKSTLLLSLLGFLPIHSGDIYLFGTHCQREKDFVPFRGKVGICFQNAEDQLFGPTVLDDVAFGVLNQGYPQAQAYQIALEQLQMLDLEYLKDRPVNALSGGEQNFTALAGVLAMKPKLLLLDEPTNGLDAKNCAKLTALLKQLQLPMLVASHDQTFTRQLADKTLYLQK, from the coding sequence ATGAGTATATTGGAAATTAACAACCTGACGGTTTTTCGCAATCGACAAGCGGTCATAAATGCCCTAAGTTTTGCCATTGAACCGCAGCAACGAGTGTTTTTACAGGGGGAAATCGGTGTAGGAAAATCCACACTACTGCTTTCATTGCTCGGTTTCTTGCCGATTCACTCCGGTGATATTTATTTGTTTGGCACGCATTGCCAACGAGAAAAAGATTTTGTGCCGTTTCGTGGCAAAGTCGGCATTTGTTTTCAAAATGCAGAAGACCAATTATTTGGCCCCACCGTATTAGATGATGTTGCCTTTGGTGTGTTAAACCAAGGCTACCCTCAAGCACAAGCTTATCAAATCGCTCTTGAACAACTTCAGATGTTAGATCTTGAATATCTGAAAGATCGTCCGGTGAATGCGCTTTCCGGCGGTGAACAGAATTTTACCGCTTTAGCCGGCGTACTCGCGATGAAACCCAAACTACTACTGCTTGATGAGCCGACCAATGGTTTAGATGCAAAAAACTGTGCGAAATTGACCGCTTTACTCAAACAACTCCAATTACCGATGTTGGTGGCTTCGCACGATCAAACCTTTACGCGACAGTTAGCAGATAAAACGCTTTATTTACAAAAATAG
- a CDS encoding energy-coupling factor transporter transmembrane component T family protein translates to MAHLFQVHWRLFYLFVFGVVISGLKSVNILLFLTACLVPCVLISQIFYGRSLKALGRRWLKFNIFTLLIWLTLSWRLDTFSVQWNPHGIELASLISLRMNLILCATWLLLLNVNEVMLVQAISRLPLSSKLIHLFVLSIRYISVLNEVNRKMDIAMRARGYQPKCNWLTLKITSQRVALLLIHAMVRAERTEIALKARGFKFGAK, encoded by the coding sequence ATGGCGCATTTATTTCAAGTACATTGGCGGCTGTTTTATTTGTTTGTCTTTGGCGTAGTAATCAGCGGGCTGAAATCGGTAAATATTTTACTTTTTTTGACCGCTTGTTTAGTCCCTTGTGTTCTTATCAGCCAAATTTTTTATGGACGATCATTAAAAGCCTTAGGTCGCCGTTGGCTCAAATTCAATATTTTTACGTTATTGATTTGGCTAACGCTAAGTTGGCGCTTGGATACATTCTCCGTGCAATGGAATCCGCATGGTATTGAACTGGCAAGCTTAATTAGCCTACGAATGAATTTGATTTTATGTGCGACATGGTTACTATTATTGAATGTAAATGAAGTCATGTTGGTTCAAGCTATTAGCCGACTTCCTCTTTCATCGAAATTAATTCATCTCTTTGTTTTAAGTATTCGCTATATTTCCGTATTAAATGAAGTAAACCGCAAGATGGATATCGCAATGCGAGCACGAGGCTATCAGCCGAAATGCAATTGGCTCACCCTGAAAATCACTTCACAACGCGTGGCATTATTGCTTATTCATGCCATGGTGCGAGCGGAAAGAACGGAAATAGCGCTGAAAGCACGAGGCTTTAAATTTGGCGCTAAATGA
- the cbiM gene encoding cobalt transporter CbiM, producing the protein MHLSEGVLHAPTLLVGAVIATVGVAIGLRKLDYGRLTLTALFASAFFVAGTIHVPVGIGSVHLILNGMAGLFLGWAVFPAFFVALVLQTLLFSFGGFSILGINLCVMALPALLVHYVFRSSLALNLSRQQLMVSGVGAGVIGVGGAILLASAVLAFDGGKNYADLIGLLIVSHLPIFLVDSIVSVGTLFTLAKMYPNVLQEV; encoded by the coding sequence GTGCATTTATCAGAAGGCGTTTTGCATGCCCCAACATTACTTGTCGGTGCCGTTATAGCGACTGTCGGAGTGGCAATTGGCTTGCGTAAACTTGATTATGGTCGTTTAACATTGACCGCATTATTTGCATCCGCATTTTTTGTTGCCGGAACCATTCATGTACCTGTCGGCATTGGTAGCGTACATTTAATTTTAAATGGGATGGCAGGGCTGTTTTTAGGTTGGGCCGTGTTTCCCGCCTTCTTCGTTGCACTGGTTTTACAAACGTTATTGTTTTCATTTGGTGGTTTTTCCATCTTAGGCATAAATTTATGTGTCATGGCATTACCGGCATTACTCGTGCATTACGTTTTTCGAAGTTCGCTTGCTTTAAATCTCTCTCGTCAGCAATTAATGGTGTCCGGTGTTGGCGCAGGCGTGATAGGAGTCGGAGGGGCAATCTTACTTGCTTCGGCGGTTTTGGCGTTTGATGGCGGTAAGAATTATGCAGATTTGATCGGCTTGTTGATCGTTTCACATCTGCCGATATTTTTAGTTGATAGCATCGTGAGTGTCGGCACATTATTTACGCTGGCAAAAATGTATCCTAACGTATTACAAGAAGTATAA
- a CDS encoding DUF4198 domain-containing protein — MSLKSGVFGLTLLSISIAQAHNVWLEPTKNTNEYVVKFGHETTEPYPETKLQSVQLLQKNGVLSSIKPQFNQGEAYFNAGRHSMVFLEFNNGVWSKLPSGKYVEKTKAQEPTAVLSLNPIKLGKAILVWNADSFKPHAVEYELIPLSKPVADKAMDILVLRHGKPASGIKVGLGEDKPFNLTNENGIAQFTPTAGYNKVWAEFEEKGVVHPDYTERTIEYMLTFEVK; from the coding sequence ATGTCATTAAAAAGTGGAGTGTTTGGGCTTACACTCCTTTCGATTTCTATTGCTCAAGCTCACAATGTATGGCTAGAACCAACAAAAAATACGAATGAATATGTTGTGAAGTTTGGTCATGAAACCACAGAACCCTATCCTGAAACAAAACTCCAATCTGTTCAATTACTACAAAAGAATGGAGTTCTCTCTTCCATAAAACCTCAATTTAATCAAGGTGAAGCCTATTTTAATGCCGGTCGTCATTCCATGGTATTTTTGGAATTTAATAACGGTGTTTGGTCGAAATTACCGAGTGGTAAATATGTTGAGAAAACCAAAGCACAAGAACCTACAGCTGTACTCAGTTTAAATCCAATAAAACTTGGTAAAGCGATTCTAGTGTGGAATGCCGATTCATTTAAACCTCATGCCGTTGAATACGAGTTAATTCCGCTTTCAAAACCTGTTGCGGACAAAGCGATGGATATTTTGGTTTTACGCCACGGTAAGCCAGCATCGGGTATTAAAGTCGGTTTAGGTGAGGATAAACCTTTTAACCTAACAAATGAAAATGGGATTGCTCAATTTACACCGACAGCAGGCTATAACAAAGTTTGGGCTGAGTTTGAAGAAAAGGGCGTTGTTCATCCGGATTATACGGAGAGAACAATCGAATATATGCTGACGTTTGAAGTAAAATAA
- a CDS encoding LysR family transcriptional regulator gives MLNKLDALKYFCTAAQTLNFREAANQLAISPPVITRVINALENELGEQLFKRTTRNIALTDFGEEFLLHAKQLLTESERVFNLGKKQQDEMAGTVRITLPKLRDQEQILFELLQALKPYPDLIIDWRVDAARLDNVKHRIDIGIRASKEPNPNFIVRPLAEMHDIFVASPDFIARWGVPKDLDDLRKNFPFSSLINATTGQPWEIYIDENTVLVPQKLGFITTDLYSELQAALAGRTIAHIGNTICKPYIENGQLVQIFPEQQFEKWQLYLYRPYQQITSPRVLKVFDILTEIMQRRYGE, from the coding sequence ATGTTAAATAAACTTGATGCTTTGAAATACTTCTGCACTGCAGCACAAACATTAAATTTCCGAGAGGCGGCAAATCAATTAGCGATTTCTCCGCCTGTCATTACACGGGTTATCAATGCATTGGAAAATGAATTAGGCGAACAACTTTTCAAACGAACCACCCGCAATATTGCCTTAACAGATTTCGGTGAAGAATTTCTATTACACGCTAAACAACTTTTAACTGAGAGTGAACGCGTATTCAATTTAGGTAAAAAACAACAAGATGAGATGGCTGGCACGGTACGCATCACCCTACCTAAACTACGTGATCAAGAACAAATATTATTTGAACTGCTACAGGCTCTTAAGCCTTATCCGGATTTAATTATTGATTGGCGAGTCGATGCCGCACGCTTAGATAATGTTAAACACCGAATTGATATCGGTATCCGCGCCAGTAAAGAGCCGAATCCAAACTTTATCGTGCGACCATTAGCTGAAATGCACGATATTTTTGTCGCATCGCCCGATTTCATTGCACGCTGGGGAGTGCCGAAAGACTTAGACGATTTACGTAAAAACTTTCCTTTTAGCAGCCTCATTAATGCAACGACCGGTCAGCCGTGGGAAATTTATATCGATGAGAATACTGTCCTCGTGCCACAAAAATTAGGCTTTATTACGACGGATCTCTATAGTGAATTACAAGCTGCTCTTGCCGGTAGAACCATTGCACATATTGGTAATACTATTTGCAAACCATATATTGAAAACGGACAACTGGTACAAATTTTTCCTGAACAACAATTTGAAAAATGGCAACTCTATTTATATCGTCCTTATCAACAGATCACATCTCCTCGAGTCTTAAAAGTCTTTGATATTCTTACGGAAATCATGCAAAGACGCTATGGCGAGTGA
- a CDS encoding nuclear transport factor 2 family protein has protein sequence MRLTFKHIFLSLFLGIALSITASLPVITNAEAKQEQQEKVIGAYEELNSALINPNFTKLQSLLADDFKLITVKNDTLTKQEWIKSLQKGNMKYNAIQESKIKAKGYDELLVTARVFGDLWDQEGSWNVKFDIGTKQNGDKVQITKIVVKAVDA, from the coding sequence ATGAGATTAACGTTTAAACATATTTTTTTATCACTTTTTTTAGGCATTGCCTTAAGTATTACAGCCAGTTTACCCGTCATTACGAATGCTGAAGCGAAGCAAGAACAACAAGAGAAAGTGATTGGTGCATACGAAGAATTAAATAGTGCCTTAATTAACCCGAATTTTACTAAGTTACAAAGTCTGTTAGCTGATGACTTTAAATTAATCACAGTAAAAAATGATACGCTCACAAAGCAAGAATGGATTAAAAGCCTCCAAAAAGGCAACATGAAGTACAATGCGATTCAAGAATCTAAAATCAAAGCAAAAGGTTATGATGAATTGTTAGTAACAGCTCGTGTATTTGGTGATCTATGGGATCAAGAAGGTAGTTGGAATGTAAAATTTGATATTGGTACTAAGCAAAACGGCGATAAAGTACAAATTACCAAAATCGTGGTAAAAGCAGTGGATGCATAA
- a CDS encoding SLC13 family permease, with the protein MQTIINYLPSFMQLPLFWVLAILAVAVVLFIQNKLRMDIIALMVLLAFSLSGILTTKEALAGFGDPNVILLALLYIIGDALARTGVANQMSDWLLRVAGASEAKVIALLMLSIGTLGAFMSSTGIVAIFIPVTLAICASLNISPRRLMMPLAVAGLISGMMTLIATAPNLVTHAELVKAGYEGFHFFSFTPIGALVLVLGILYMLAVRRWLDDGSMPVSVNNDDSMAHLIEEYKLNGRAKMVVLSEGSHFIGKTIDELNLRSIYQLNIIAIQRYKNFRHITLAAFGKDQLQKKDILLMDIGVDETRFAQLCEEFGMQQIELKGEYFSTQSKSVGMAELGVMPETETIGQTVDALNFRSNFGLSVVGIKREGQILQNNLLTETVKSGDILLVMGVWQKITAMVQIRKDFFLIGMPKESKQAVPAASQAPHALFALVIMIGLMISGLVPNVIAAFIACLLLGAFRCIDMKSAYESIHFPTLILVIGMMPFSLAMQKTGGVALMVEKFIGLTGGANTAYPLILIGLFALTAVVGLFISTSATAILMAPIAIEVARQLGYPPTALVMVVAIASSAAFMTPISPVNSMVVSLGNYRFSDFLKVGLPFTVITMLVTAFLVPILFP; encoded by the coding sequence ATGCAAACCATCATCAATTATTTACCTTCCTTTATGCAACTTCCCTTGTTTTGGGTATTAGCGATTCTGGCTGTTGCGGTCGTGCTATTTATTCAAAATAAATTGCGTATGGACATCATCGCACTCATGGTGCTATTGGCATTTAGTTTAAGCGGTATTTTAACCACCAAAGAAGCGTTAGCCGGATTTGGTGATCCAAACGTGATTTTACTTGCACTACTTTATATCATTGGTGATGCGCTTGCTCGAACCGGTGTGGCGAATCAAATGAGTGATTGGTTACTACGTGTAGCGGGAGCGAGCGAAGCTAAAGTGATTGCCTTGCTGATGCTATCGATCGGTACACTCGGCGCATTTATGAGTTCAACCGGTATTGTGGCGATTTTTATTCCGGTGACTTTAGCGATTTGTGCCAGTTTAAATATTTCGCCTCGCCGTTTAATGATGCCGCTTGCTGTTGCCGGTTTAATCAGCGGTATGATGACTTTAATCGCTACCGCACCTAATTTAGTGACACATGCCGAATTAGTTAAAGCCGGTTATGAAGGGTTTCATTTCTTTAGTTTTACCCCGATCGGTGCGTTAGTTTTAGTGCTTGGTATTTTATATATGTTAGCAGTACGCCGTTGGTTAGATGACGGCAGTATGCCTGTATCAGTCAATAATGACGATTCAATGGCACATTTGATTGAAGAATATAAATTAAATGGTCGAGCCAAAATGGTAGTGTTAAGCGAAGGTTCACACTTTATTGGTAAAACTATTGATGAATTGAATTTGCGTTCGATTTATCAGCTTAATATTATTGCAATTCAACGTTATAAGAACTTCCGTCATATTACCTTAGCGGCTTTTGGTAAAGACCAATTACAAAAGAAAGATATTCTGTTGATGGATATCGGGGTGGATGAAACTCGCTTTGCACAACTTTGCGAAGAATTCGGGATGCAGCAAATTGAGTTAAAGGGAGAATATTTTTCAACGCAATCTAAGTCGGTCGGTATGGCGGAATTGGGCGTGATGCCGGAAACCGAAACCATCGGGCAAACCGTTGATGCGTTAAATTTCCGTTCTAACTTTGGTTTAAGCGTGGTGGGGATTAAGCGAGAAGGGCAAATTCTACAAAATAACTTACTGACCGAAACAGTGAAGTCTGGCGATATTTTACTGGTAATGGGCGTGTGGCAGAAAATCACCGCGATGGTACAAATTCGCAAAGATTTCTTCTTAATCGGCATGCCGAAAGAAAGTAAGCAGGCTGTTCCTGCTGCAAGTCAAGCGCCTCATGCCTTATTCGCATTGGTAATTATGATCGGTTTAATGATTAGCGGATTAGTACCGAATGTCATTGCCGCTTTTATTGCCTGTTTGTTATTGGGGGCATTTCGCTGTATTGATATGAAATCCGCTTATGAATCGATTCATTTTCCGACCTTGATTTTGGTGATCGGTATGATGCCTTTCTCACTGGCGATGCAGAAAACTGGCGGTGTCGCATTGATGGTTGAGAAATTTATCGGGTTAACCGGTGGGGCGAACACGGCATATCCGCTCATTTTGATTGGGTTATTTGCATTGACTGCAGTGGTCGGTTTGTTTATTTCAACCAGTGCGACAGCCATTTTGATGGCGCCAATTGCGATTGAAGTGGCTCGTCAGCTCGGTTATCCGCCGACAGCATTAGTGATGGTGGTGGCGATTGCGTCTTCCGCGGCATTTATGACGCCGATCTCGCCGGTCAATTCAATGGTAGTTTCGCTTGGTAATTATCGTTTTAGCGATTTTCTTAAAGTCGGTTTACCTTTTACGGTAATTACGATGTTAGTTACCGCCTTTTTGGTACCAATTCTTTTCCCTTAG
- a CDS encoding SLC13 family permease: MQNFVSHLPAFLQYPLFWVLVLLAIAVGLFIQNKLRMDIVALLVMLGFGLTGLLTTQEIFAGLSDPNIVLLALLYVVGEALARTGVAYHISDWLMRVAGSSETKVLVLMMLSIGLLGAFMSSTGIVAIFIPVALAICAGMNISPRRMMMPLSIAGLISGMITLIATAPNLVTHAELVKAGYQGFGFFSFTPIGLVVLLLGILYMLIARHWLDNGDVQVLAKDDNSMSHLIEQYQLHGRAKMVILQEDSPFIGKTMDELKLRSLYRMNVIAIQRYKNFRSQIMAAFGNDQLQAKDILLMDIGIDEEAFAMLCEECKLQRIELKGEYFSTHAKSVGMAEFAVMPETESIGKTVQQLNFRSTYGLSVVGIKREDRILQENLLTESVKAGDVLLVMGVWQKIITLEKYDKDLFLLGMPKEGKQIAPAASQAPYALFSVGLMVILMISGWVPNVLAALICCLLLGKFRCIDMKSAYDSIHIPSLLLIVGMMPFSTAMQKTGGVSLIVEEFLALTGGESTHYSLVLGGLFVLTALVGLFISNTATAILMAPIAIEVAKQLGYSPIAFVMVITIASSAAFMTPISSPVNTMVIAPAGYRFMDFVKVGVPFTLLVMGVTIWLVPLLFPL, encoded by the coding sequence ATGCAGAATTTTGTTAGTCATTTACCTGCTTTTTTGCAATATCCGTTATTTTGGGTATTAGTATTACTTGCGATAGCGGTTGGCTTATTTATTCAGAATAAATTGCGAATGGATATTGTCGCCTTGTTGGTGATGTTAGGCTTCGGCTTAACCGGTCTATTAACCACTCAAGAAATTTTTGCCGGTTTGAGTGATCCGAATATTGTCTTGCTGGCTTTGTTATATGTAGTGGGAGAAGCGCTGGCTCGTACGGGTGTGGCGTATCACATTAGCGATTGGTTGATGCGAGTGGCGGGTTCTAGCGAAACCAAAGTATTGGTCTTGATGATGCTATCAATCGGGTTGTTGGGTGCATTTATGAGTTCGACCGGTATTGTTGCTATTTTTATTCCCGTAGCATTGGCGATTTGTGCCGGTATGAATATTTCTCCGCGGCGTATGATGATGCCGCTCAGTATTGCCGGCTTGATTAGCGGCATGATAACTTTAATTGCCACTGCACCTAACTTAGTCACGCATGCGGAATTGGTTAAAGCCGGCTACCAAGGGTTTGGTTTTTTTAGTTTTACACCGATTGGTTTGGTTGTTCTGCTATTAGGTATTCTATATATGCTAATTGCTCGCCATTGGTTGGATAATGGCGATGTACAAGTGTTAGCTAAAGACGATAATAGTATGTCGCATTTGATTGAACAGTATCAATTGCACGGGCGTGCCAAGATGGTGATTTTGCAAGAAGACTCACCGTTTATCGGTAAAACGATGGACGAGCTAAAATTGCGTTCGTTATATCGAATGAATGTGATTGCTATCCAGCGCTATAAAAATTTCCGTTCACAAATTATGGCAGCGTTCGGTAACGATCAATTGCAAGCCAAAGATATTTTACTGATGGATATCGGCATCGATGAAGAAGCTTTTGCGATGTTATGTGAGGAGTGCAAATTACAGCGTATTGAACTAAAAGGCGAATATTTTTCTACACACGCTAAATCGGTCGGCATGGCGGAATTTGCGGTGATGCCGGAAACGGAAAGTATCGGTAAAACGGTACAACAGTTAAATTTTCGTTCGACGTATGGCTTAAGCGTAGTAGGTATTAAGCGAGAAGATCGCATTCTACAAGAAAATCTACTCACCGAATCGGTGAAAGCCGGTGATGTGTTGTTAGTGATGGGTGTTTGGCAAAAAATCATTACGCTTGAAAAATACGATAAAGATTTATTTTTACTCGGTATGCCGAAAGAAGGAAAACAAATCGCACCAGCGGCAAGCCAAGCGCCTTATGCGTTATTTTCCGTTGGGTTAATGGTAATACTCATGATCAGCGGCTGGGTGCCGAATGTGCTTGCGGCTTTGATTTGTTGCTTGTTACTCGGTAAGTTTCGTTGTATTGATATGAAAAGTGCTTATGACTCCATTCATATTCCGAGTCTGTTATTAATTGTCGGTATGATGCCGTTTTCGACCGCAATGCAAAAAACGGGTGGTGTATCGTTAATTGTGGAAGAGTTTTTAGCGCTTACCGGCGGGGAAAGTACGCATTATAGTTTGGTGTTAGGCGGTTTATTTGTGCTTACTGCATTAGTTGGGCTGTTTATTTCGAATACGGCAACCGCAATCTTAATGGCACCGATTGCAATTGAAGTAGCGAAACAATTGGGCTATTCACCGATTGCATTTGTGATGGTGATTACGATTGCATCCTCGGCGGCATTTATGACACCGATATCTTCGCCGGTCAACACCATGGTGATTGCGCCTGCCGGTTATCGGTTTATGGATTTTGTGAAAGTCGGTGTACCGTTCACATTATTAGTAATGGGCGTAACGATATGGTTAGTTCCGTTATTATTTCCGTTGTAG
- a CDS encoding MltR family transcriptional regulator, with the protein MPYSDNFIEQLSEVSSLRGFLALATNQFAQNVDRLIQRVFRKADFALKSVVDSLFEYQGPLAELPVRLKLLLGLGVVSAEVFEDITLFIELKQHLSDEVEELPFSHPAIVQFAKDLHHIDLAPAAEMLKHQPVGDNKDSMLFQMQQIRLERIMRSSLILAITEINEKLNVESPL; encoded by the coding sequence ATGCCATATTCAGATAATTTTATCGAACAGTTAAGCGAGGTAAGCTCATTACGAGGTTTCCTCGCTCTGGCGACCAATCAATTCGCCCAAAATGTTGATCGTCTGATTCAGCGCGTCTTTCGTAAAGCGGATTTTGCCTTGAAATCGGTGGTGGATTCTTTATTTGAGTATCAAGGACCATTAGCGGAGTTACCTGTTCGTCTAAAATTATTGCTCGGTTTAGGTGTTGTCTCTGCTGAGGTGTTTGAAGATATTACGTTGTTTATCGAATTAAAACAGCATCTCAGTGATGAAGTGGAGGAATTACCCTTTTCCCATCCGGCAATTGTACAGTTTGCCAAAGACTTACACCATATTGATCTCGCACCGGCGGCAGAGATGTTAAAGCATCAGCCGGTTGGTGATAATAAAGATTCAATGTTGTTTCAAATGCAGCAGATTCGTTTAGAGCGGATAATGCGTTCTAGCCTGATTCTTGCTATTACTGAAATTAACGAAAAGCTGAATGTAGAAAGTCCATTGTAG